In a single window of the Falsibacillus pallidus genome:
- the spo0A gene encoding sporulation transcription factor Spo0A, translated as MKKIKVCIVDDNRELVGLLNDYIESMDDMEVLGVAHNGQECLQMLEEAEPDVLVLDIIMPHLDGLAVLEKLRENPRSTMPNVIMLTAFGQEDVTKKAVELGASYFILKPFDMENLASHIRQVSGKTNSFIKKSSSIRSAEQKPRNLDASITSIIHEIGVPAHIKGYLYLREAISMVYNDIELLGSITKVLYPDIAKKYNTTASRVERAIRHAIEVAWSRGNIESISSLFGYTVSMSKAKPTNSEFIAMVADKLRLEHKAS; from the coding sequence GTGAAGAAAATTAAAGTATGTATTGTGGATGATAACCGTGAATTAGTTGGACTCTTGAATGATTATATCGAGTCCATGGATGATATGGAAGTTCTTGGTGTGGCGCATAATGGACAGGAATGCCTTCAGATGCTTGAAGAAGCTGAACCGGATGTTTTAGTCCTTGATATTATCATGCCTCATCTTGACGGATTGGCTGTTTTAGAGAAGCTTAGGGAAAATCCTCGATCCACTATGCCAAACGTAATCATGCTTACTGCTTTTGGCCAGGAGGATGTGACAAAGAAAGCAGTCGAATTAGGCGCATCTTACTTCATCCTGAAACCGTTCGATATGGAAAACCTTGCAAGCCACATTCGACAAGTGAGCGGGAAAACAAATTCATTCATTAAAAAATCTTCCTCCATTAGATCAGCCGAACAAAAGCCGAGAAATCTCGACGCAAGCATTACCAGCATCATCCACGAAATTGGTGTGCCTGCTCATATTAAAGGATATCTTTATTTGAGAGAAGCAATCTCAATGGTTTATAACGATATAGAGCTTCTGGGATCGATCACTAAAGTTTTATATCCAGATATCGCAAAAAAATATAATACCACTGCAAGCCGTGTGGAACGAGCAATCCGCCATGCCATAGAGGTTGCGTGGAGCAGGGGGAACATTGAATCGATTTCATCCCTGTTTGGATACACAGTATCTATGTCGAAAGCCAAGCCGACGAATTCTGAGTTCATCGCGATGGTGGCAGATAAGTTAAGGCTGGAACATAAAGCTTCTTGA
- a CDS encoding glycerophosphodiester phosphodiesterase, whose product MAFTQIFAHRGSAGTHPENTMSSFKEAEKAGADGIELDVQLSKDGEVVVIHDETLDRTTNGKGFVKDFTLEELKKLDASYKFNTFFKKPRIPSFREVCEWLKTNELLCNVELKNGVFPYPQLEEKVIALVREFGLENRIIISSFNHYSIVYCFQLAPEIEIAPLYSEGLFMPWIYAQSIRGKAIHPNQRAAPDEIVVSSMENGIAVRPYTVNKKEDMIRLFNIGCSAIITDYPKKALELRKQTNE is encoded by the coding sequence ATGGCTTTTACACAAATTTTTGCTCATAGGGGTTCTGCGGGTACACACCCTGAAAATACAATGTCATCTTTCAAAGAAGCTGAAAAAGCAGGTGCGGATGGGATTGAACTCGATGTCCAGCTTTCCAAGGATGGAGAGGTAGTTGTTATTCATGACGAAACACTAGATAGAACGACGAATGGAAAAGGGTTTGTAAAGGATTTTACACTTGAGGAACTAAAGAAATTGGATGCCAGCTATAAATTCAATACATTTTTTAAAAAGCCGAGAATACCATCGTTCCGTGAAGTTTGCGAATGGCTAAAAACCAATGAACTCTTATGCAATGTAGAATTGAAGAATGGAGTCTTTCCATATCCGCAATTGGAGGAAAAAGTGATTGCGCTCGTGAGGGAGTTTGGATTGGAGAACCGGATCATCATCTCCTCGTTCAACCACTACTCCATTGTTTATTGCTTTCAACTTGCCCCTGAGATCGAAATAGCCCCGCTTTACTCAGAGGGATTATTCATGCCTTGGATCTATGCGCAGTCCATCAGGGGGAAGGCGATACACCCTAATCAACGGGCTGCACCGGACGAAATCGTTGTGTCATCCATGGAAAACGGAATTGCTGTCAGACCCTATACAGTCAACAAAAAAGAAGACATGATCAGGCTGTTTAATATCGGCTGTTCTGCCATCATCACTGACTACCCCAAAAAGGCTCTTGAATTAAGGAAACAAACGAATGAATAG
- a CDS encoding DUF2627 domain-containing protein, with protein MIRLFALLIMVIPGIFAALGIKLMRDMTFGILQPPFPYLWVQFLSGLIFFIGGLSFIAGFIFYRDRKRGKVQERFKKNEHKKRQAGD; from the coding sequence ATGATTCGTTTATTTGCTTTACTTATCATGGTCATTCCAGGTATTTTCGCGGCGCTTGGAATAAAACTTATGCGTGATATGACGTTCGGGATCCTGCAGCCGCCTTTTCCATATTTATGGGTCCAATTTCTGAGCGGATTGATTTTTTTCATCGGAGGATTAAGCTTCATTGCAGGGTTTATCTTTTATCGTGATCGAAAAAGAGGGAAAGTCCAGGAACGTTTTAAAAAAAACGAGCATAAAAAAAGACAGGCTGGCGATTGA